The bacterium (Candidatus Blackallbacteria) CG13_big_fil_rev_8_21_14_2_50_49_14 genome contains the following window.
GGTGCCTGGACCAAGCGCTCCCTGCCATTCCAGATGGCCGCGCAGAGGGTTTTCGGTTTGACTCAGCCCCAGAATCTCAGTGTTGAGAATGCCCCACTGCCGCCATTCGTGGCTGAACCCCCCCAGCCAGCCCTGGGTGGGGTGATAGTCCAAACGGGCGTATAGCCGTTGCTGGCTGTCCTGGTAAAGCCGTGAACTGCTGCCAATCGCCAGCCCCCCTTGTACCAGATTCAGACTGGGAGAAAACCAGCCTGTTTGGGCGCGAATTTCTGAGGGCAATTCTGCCGGGGGAGGGCCGACAGGTATGCTGAATTGAAGACTTGGCAAAGGGATCGGCAGTAAATTCCAGTGAACGTTTAGGGCCTGAAGATTGTCGGCCGCGCTCTCAGGGTAGAGGGTCAGGCTTTCTGCCTCAAGATAGCCAGGAATGCCTTCGGCTTCGATTTTGACCTGTTTTAAAACCCAACTGAAAGGGTTTATACTGGCCTGCTCAAAATCCAATCTGAGTTTGTGATAGCTGAGGCTGCCGTTTTGGGCTTGAAGTGCTTTGCTTTTCAAGGCCAGGCTGATTTCAGCGGCTTTTAAAATCCAGTCTGGGGTATGGATTTCAATTTCTCCCTGACCGAGCAGGCTTTGGCTGGCCTGATCCCAGATCAAATTTTGGCCTGTAATTCGGTAATCGCCTGCAAAAACGCGTGCCTGCCCTTTTAAGGAAACCAGTTTCAGGTGAGGATCGGTTTCAACTTGCTCTGCACTCAGATGAAGATCTGCGGCCTGTGCTGGCCCTGCCAAAAAAAGACAAAGCAAAAGGCCGTGCCAGAAACCTGACACAGCCTTTTTCAAAATCTCAGTAATCAGAAATTATAACGGCTATACACCGCCAAATCATGTGCCATAAAGCGGCCTGAGAAAAATGCGCCTTCCATCAGAGCATTGTATTCCACGACCAGATCGAGGTGGCTGCCCATGATATTGCGGAAAGGAGCAGAAACGGTGAAACCAGAATCTTTCAGCACCTGGTATCCTTTTTCAGTACCCAAGGTATCACCAAAGGATTGACGCACTGCGAAAAGAATCTTGGGAATGCTGCCGCCAAAATCTGGTAAGGAGACATAAGCGCCGGCATTGGCTGCAGCAAAGCTTTCGCTGGCAAAATTGCTGAGACTGCGCAGGGCGACCTTGCCGCCAAGCCCCAAATCCACACCACTGCCTGCGATATTGTTGGCGAATACACCCACCGACCCCATATCGTAGCCGATAAACGAGGAGTTGATCTGAGCGGTTGCGCCCAGGGCGTTGGTGCCGATATCCACCACGGCGGAAACTTCTTTACGGGTTCCGCTCAGAGCGAAAGCCGCATCGTTCCAATAGTCCATGCCATGAATGCCCAGACGGACGGGGAAGGTATCATTGCCAATCGGACGGCCCAGATCGAGTTCAACACCTACCACGCCATAGCCATCATTCATATCAGCAGGTAAATCCAGCACGTTGGAACGAATCCGGCTGAGGCGGTCAAGGTTGCCCACCAGGGCATCGGCATTGATCAGGGTGCCAAAGGTATTCCCGCGTGAAACCGCGCCAATGCCTGAAAGGTTGCCTTGAGAGGCGACCAGACGGCTGGTATAGAAAGAACCATTGTTGGCACCGAAGAAAAGACCCAGGGGGCCCCATTTGAAGTCAACAGAGACCGAAGGCGAAGAGGCTTGGTTATAGCGTTTGGAGTTGGGATCCACACGGCTGGCGTTGATATCACCGACCCAGAAACGGGAGACGGAATTGTTATAACCTGTTGCACTGCTCTGTTGGCCTTGGTTGACGGTGGAGATTTCATCTCCGCCCCAACCGACCAAGCCGTAGCCGTGCCCTAACCAGGCTTCTCCACTGAAGTGGTTTTTAAAGCTGGTGCCAGGATTAATCGCTTCGCTGAAATTATACAAACCAAATTTGATATTCATGGTGGGGGCGTCACCGCCCTCGCCGAGATTGAATTTTTGGTTGACGAAGGATTTGTCGACATAAACGGGAGAACCCATAAAGCCTTCTGCACCAAAGTGACCGCCAATAAAGACGGCCTGCTGGCCGCTGGTGGTGCCTAAAAAGCCACCTTCATCTGCAATGAAACGGCCTGAATAGCTCAGGTCTTTCATGACATTGGCATCAAGATTTAAAAAGGTACGCACGCGGAAGGGGAAACGATCGCGGCGGGTGATAAAGTTGCGGGCAGGTGAATTGACTTGTTCTTTATCGGGGTTGCTGTTAAACAGAGGAGAAGAACTCAGGGTTGAATCCGTGACAGCCATGCGGTCACGGTAGCGTACTTCTACAGCACCACTGAGTTTTACCGAATCCATTAAATTCACTTTTTCTTCCAGGCGGTTCAAACGGCCCCTGAAAGAATTGAGTTCTTCACGGAATTCTTTTTGCAGAGCAGCAATGGTTTCAAGGTCTGTGCGGTCGATATCTATCGGGGGGCCGCCCTTGTTGACGCCTGCGGCGGCAATCATTTCTTCCATGCGGGTCATCACACGGTAAAGTGCTGCCGCGAATTCATAACGGGTGAGGGTGCGGTTGCCCCGAAAGGTTTTATCGGGATACCCTTCGAGAATCAGATATTTTTCAGTCAAGGCCTGAATGGCCTGATAGGCCCAATGTTCTGGGCTGAGATCGCTCATTTCATTGGTGGGAATAAAGGCTTGGGCCATTGGAGTATAACTGGCGAATGCCAGTGTAAAGGCCAATGATGCGCCCAATAAAGCTGCTTTGCGAGATACCATGCGTTACTCCTTATCCTGTTTCGTTGCTCGGCCTGGGTATGGTCTCCCCCGGGAGAAAGTTCAGCAGGGTGTGATTGAGATATGAAAAATCCCCATTAAACACATTGTAACGGCATTTTGTGGTTTTGCAAGCACACCTTTCACAAGCGGATGCTGAACATTGCTTTCAATTCAGGGGTATCCATGAAAAAAAATAATTCTCCTGATGACGCAAATAGGTTTTTAAATTTGCTGCAAGCGCGCCAACGCTTTGGGTAAACAGGTCAGAAGTTCCCGAATCGATACGCAGGCTTCAGGCCATTCTGTCACTGCCAGATCCGCCGCCAAACCATGCCAGTAGACCCCCAGTAAAGCGGCTGCTTCTGGCGGGTAGCCCTGGGCCAAAAGGCCAGCCAGCAGACCTGCCAGAATATCTCCGCTGCCTCCACGTGCCAGGGCTGGGTTGCCACTGGTATTGACCCAGCAGCGCCCATCGGGGGTGCCAATCAAAGAGCGTGCCCCTTTGAGGATATGCGTGCAGTTGAATTGGTTCGCACCCTGATGCAGGGCTTGCAAACGGTTGGCTTGAATTTCGGCTGTAGAGGTCTGCAGAAGCCGTCCCAATTCGCCAGCATGGGGTGTGATCAGGGTGGGGCTTTGGAAGTCCTGGCTGGTTTGGGCAAAATGGTTGAGCCCATCGGCATCCAAGACCAGGGGGCAGGGCATGGCACAGAGCAGTTTCTGCACCAATTCGGTCGTTTGCGGAGCAAATCCCAGACCCGGGCCCAGCAAAGCCGCGTCTGCCCGCAGCAAAAGTGTGCGCAGGTGTTCCAGAGACTCTGGGCCGAGAAACCCGTCTGAGTCGGGCAGAGGAACCACCAGGGCCTGTGGCACCTGTTGCGCGACCTGGGCCTGAATGGAGGCCGGTACACAGGTATAGACCAACCCAGTCCCTGCTTTGAGAGCCGCTTCTGTGGCAATCACGGCTGCACCGCTCATGCCCAGAGAACCCGCCACGATGACCAAACGGCCATAGCTGCCTTTGTGGGAATTTCGGCGACGGGGAGGGGGAGCCAGACTGGCTGCCAAGGGCAGGTCGAGCAGATGTCCACCCGGTACGGCGGCACTGTAGGCTGGGGGAATGCCAATATCGACCATTTCCAACTGGCCCGTATAATCCAGGGCGGGATCCATCATCAGGCCCCATTTGGGCAGTCCACAGGTCACGGTCAGTTCAGCCCTTAGGGCCAGATCGCCCAGGGGCACACCGCTGTCACCATGAATCCCAGAGGGGATATCAATCGCAACGATCGGGAGCGGAACCTGATTCAGATATTGAATGACCTCGGCCCAAATCCCGCTGATCGGGCGGCTCAGCCCCACGCCAAAAATACTGTCAATGATCAGCGTTGCTTCTGAAAGCTGGGTTCGCCAAGTGGGATTCGCTTCCAGAGGGTGCACGGGTAAGCCCAGTTTTTTCACGATCTCAAGTTGTTTTAAATTATCAGGGCTGCGTTTGCTGGTTTCTTCCTGAATCCAGATTTCAACGGGTATTCCCTGGCCTTGCAACATGCGTGCCAGGGCCAGACCATCGCCGCCGTTGTTGCCACTGCCGACCAGAATATGCACCTGCTGAAGGGCGGGGCTGAAGTGTTCACGCAGGGCGGTCAGTACGCCCAGGGCTGCTCTTTCCATTAAAACAAGCGAAGGCAGGCCCAATTCCTGGATCGTACGTTGATCGAGGCCTTGCATGGTTTCTACGGAGACAATGCGCATGGGGGAGGGTTCCTCTACTCTTTGATCTTTCAGCTCATTTTAGCGGATCAGGGCTGAAATTCATATTTTTCAAGCAAAGTGACAATGGATTGCTTGTTTTGCCTCTTGGCGAGCCCAAAAAAAGAAAAAGGCAGGAAATTTTCCTGCCCGATAGCGTAGAGAGTAAAAAAGAAACTTGTGTTTAGTAGCGGCGACCTTGGGTCGCTGCTGTTTGGGGGACGGGAGCATAGCCAGCGTTTCGTTGCGGTGCTGCATAGCTTCCGTAAGCGGGGGTGGTGCCATAGCCTGCGCCATAGCCAGGGGTGGTACCGTATCCGGAACCTGCACCATAACCAGCTCCTGTTCCGTAGGGGTCACTGTAACCGGTTCCATAACCAGGGGTGGTACCATAGCCTGCGCCATAGCCAGGGGTAGTGCCATATCCGGAACCATAACCCGCACCGTAGCCAGCTCCTGTTCCATAGGGGTCACTGTAACCGGTGCCGTAGCCAGGGGTGGCACCATAACCGGTATTGTAGCCAGGAGTTGCACCATAGGCGGGGTTAGCGCCAGGAGTACCTACTCCACCGGGAGGGCCAAACTTAATAATTTTGCTGTCTTTATTGCTGGTGCCAAAATCGGCGACGTAGACATTGCCAGATTCATCAATTGCAATGCTGCTGGGTTGGGTTGCATTGTGGGCAAAGCTGGAGAGCAATTGTCCATTCATGCTGAAGCGTTTGATTCCGCCCTGTTCCAGTACATAAATATCTCCTGTGCGGCCATCGCCAGCTACGTCGATGGGGTTGACCACGCCTTGCATGATGACGTCACGGGGACGACCGGTCATATCCACCACTGCCACGCGGGGACCTGAGATAAAGAAAACTTCGCCACGGCTATTGGCGCCAAGGCCAGCTGAAGCCATCAGGCCCTGCATAGGCGCCCGTGAATTTCCGCTCATATCACCGCGCTCGAGCATGCCATTGGCGGCTACGAAGATACCATTATTGGTGCCTGCGATATCCATACCGCCGGCCCCTTTTAATTCTTTGATTTGACCACCGGAGGTGCTGACAGAATAAAGACCTTTGTTGCCGTCCAGAGCGAAGAGATTGCCGCCTGCGAGGGTGACTCCTTGCAGGGTGCTGTCGAGTTTGTGGCTCAGACCCAGCAGGCTGGAGCCGAGGTCTTTCCAATTTTTGCCTGTGGAGGCATCCATTTTGACGACGGTGCCTTTTTTCATGAGGCCTTTGGCATCGACAGCGGCGATATAAATGCTGCCACCGCTGACAGCAATGCCACGGGCTTGCCACTGATTCAGCAAAGAATCCTGATCCACTTCATATTGAGCAATGCTGGGATTGGGGGCTTGGGTGGGTTGACCTACGCCAGGATAGGGTTCAGTAGGCCCAGAAATCGGGGGGGTAGAAATCGGGGTGGTATCAATCGGAGGCAGCGGGTCTGTTACAGAGGGAGGTTGGGTGACGGGAACGTCAGGGGTCACACCGGGAGCCCGGCGACCACAGGCGGTCAGACTCAAACCGGCCAGAAGCAGGCAAATGGTGAGGGCTGACTTTTGACTCCGTTTCATAATTGACTCTCCTCTTGTATAGAACTCGCTACGCTTGATAGAAAGGTTATCCTGAGAAGATCGATTTAACTTGCGCTCATACGTTTAAGAGGTGGTTAAGTTGATCTGAATTTTAAATTAATTTTCTCAAACTCAACAATCTTCAAGTTCACAGGCTTCATTTTGTGTTTCAAATTCGAGGGTGAGATGTTCAATGCCATGTGTGCGTGCCAAGGCCCGAATTTTTTGTTTGAGCTGAAGACTTTCACTGGGAGAGAGGGTTTGAGCCTGAACCACATGCAGGGTTAAGACATTGTATTCTCCGTCCAAAGACCAACTGTGCAGATCATGGACTGAAAAGATATCTGGCAGTTCAAGCAAGGCAGCTCTTAACTCGTCAAGATCGACGCTGCTGGGAATCATCTGCAGGAGGATGCCCAAATTGTGGAATAGGCTGCGCAGGGCATTGCTGCTGATCCAGAAGGCGATCAGGATAGCCAGCAGGGGATCCAGCCAATACCAATGGGTCAGGTACATCAGGCCTCCCCCCCCTAAAACGGCAGCCCAACCCAAGACATCTTCGAGCAGATGCAGGAGAATGACTTTTTCATTGGCCGAATGGCCTCCCCGTAAACGCCAGACGGCAAAGCCATTGACGCTCAGGCCTAAAATGGCAAGTCCCACGATACCCGGTGTGTTTAAGGCTGTGGGTTCACTCCAGAGTCGTGGTACGGTTTCTCGCAGAATCAGCAGGGAGCCTCCCACCAAAATCAAGCCATTGATCACAGCGGCCAGGAGCGAAAAGCGTTTGTAACCATAACTAAAGAGCCGGTCGCGTTTTTTACCTGAAAGTTTTTGAAAATACCAGGCCAGGCCCAAGGCCAGACAGTCACCAAAATCATGCAGGGCATCGGCGAGAATCGCCATGCTGTTCAGCAGCAGGCCCCCAGCAATTTCAATCAGGGCAAAGCTCAGGTTCAACCAAAAAACAATTCCCAGGCGGGTGCTGGCCGGGTCTGCATGTTCGTGGTGGGCGTGATCTGAATGGGCGTGCATGGCTGAATTCTCCTGCTTTCTAGTATACCGTGTGTATCTCTACTTAACACTTTGATAACGAACGCTTTTTTAACAAAAAGAAGCAAAAACAAGCAAAAATAGCCGAATTAATCTTGTCATGAAAATAAAAACAGGTTAAATTGTAATTGTGATTCGGAATTGAATTTTGTAAAAAATAAAGGTAAGATTTCTAATCATGTGAAAATTAATAATTATTGCTTTAAAATATCAAGGAGAATTTAAAAATGGCTTCAAATAATCAAATTGTGGTAATTGGTCGTGTTGGGAATGCAATCGCAGAAGAGTTGAAACACCTCAGCAATGGCAGCACTGTCGCTGAATTGCGCTTGGCGGTTCCGCGTCATGGGAAATCAAGTGATGGGCAGGAGATTACCGATTGGATCAACTGTAAGTTTTGGGACCGCCAGGCTGAAATTCTTTCGGACTATGTCCACAAGGGCGATTTACTCAGTGTGACGGGCTCTTTGCGTGTGGATCATTGGGAAACCCCTGAGGGCAATCGTCGCCAACGCTACTATATTCAGGCTGAAAACTTTCAGATGTTGGGGGGCCGTCGCCGCCAGAAAACGACTCAAAATGAGAGCGAGGCTGCTGCCGCTTAAATTGGGGAGGCTCTCTTTTTTTAGAAAATATTTTTACAAAAAAGTAATTTTTAGGGAACTCTGAGACCTGAAAAACCATCTTTAAGAACAGGCCCGCTTTCCCCGGCGGGTTGACCCTGACCCCGCTGCAAACGGATTTCCGTTTGCAGGTGTTGCACCTCCTCGTCCCGCATTGGCCTTGAGTCAATGCGGGTTTTTGTTTAGCGGCCCCCAGCAAGATAAAATTGAGCAATCGCCTGCCAATTCCGGGTGAGGTAAATCTGTATCAATCCAGCCTGATCAAGTGTTGCCAATAGTTGCCGATCCTGAGACAGGGCCATGGAGTGTAGGGGAAAAGCGCCTCTTCCTTTCAGCCTTTTGAAAGATTGTTTGGCGTTGAGATCCCAGATCAGAGGGCTGGTTCCTTGCGGTACAATTTCAAAATGCTCAAAAAAGAGGGTTTCAATTGGATTCTGAGGTGCGAAGACACCCGGGATAGTCAGGGTTTTGCTCAAATAAGGAAAAACCCCTTCCCTTGAGAGAGTGAGACCTTCTTTTGTAAAAAATTGACCCGCAAAGGCAAAGCCTTCAGAATGTTTTAAATCGGGCGAATCCAATTGAAGCGGAGTTTGCAGATAATGCTGAGTCTGAAAAAAAACTTTTTTTTCTTTTAAAATCTGAGGGTGTTCTCCCAGTACTTTGCCGCTGGGGGCATCGATCCAGAGAGATTTGTCTTTGAATTCAAGCAGTAATTTATTTTCTATTTCCTGGTAATGAGAAACCTTCTCAAATTGATACAGTGTTTGGCCTGATTGAAAGTTTTGAACATAAAAGGTACTTGTATAGGGATAATGGGTATAGACCCGTAGACCATCCCGAGACAGGTGTGAATATCCTTCCCCTTGTAAAAAGGGTTTTAGACGTCTTTCAGGCTGAAGTTCCCAGGTATAGTCTTTGGTCATCAAATAGCGGCAATCAGCGGTCACGGTATCGAAAAAATACCCTCCTATTTGGTCTAACTGTCCCGCTGCAAAAGAACGTTTTTTCTGGGTAAGAGGATTCCAGCTATACACTTCACGCCTTTCTTCGAGCATGATACTGGGGTGGGCATCGGGATTGGGATCAGGAACATAAA
Protein-coding sequences here:
- a CDS encoding bifunctional ADP-dependent NAD(P)H-hydrate dehydratase/NAD(P)H-hydrate epimerase; this translates as MRIVSVETMQGLDQRTIQELGLPSLVLMERAALGVLTALREHFSPALQQVHILVGSGNNGGDGLALARMLQGQGIPVEIWIQEETSKRSPDNLKQLEIVKKLGLPVHPLEANPTWRTQLSEATLIIDSIFGVGLSRPISGIWAEVIQYLNQVPLPIVAIDIPSGIHGDSGVPLGDLALRAELTVTCGLPKWGLMMDPALDYTGQLEMVDIGIPPAYSAAVPGGHLLDLPLAASLAPPPRRRNSHKGSYGRLVIVAGSLGMSGAAVIATEAALKAGTGLVYTCVPASIQAQVAQQVPQALVVPLPDSDGFLGPESLEHLRTLLLRADAALLGPGLGFAPQTTELVQKLLCAMPCPLVLDADGLNHFAQTSQDFQSPTLITPHAGELGRLLQTSTAEIQANRLQALHQGANQFNCTHILKGARSLIGTPDGRCWVNTSGNPALARGGSGDILAGLLAGLLAQGYPPEAAALLGVYWHGLAADLAVTEWPEACVSIRELLTCLPKALARLQQI
- a CDS encoding cation transporter; the encoded protein is MHAHSDHAHHEHADPASTRLGIVFWLNLSFALIEIAGGLLLNSMAILADALHDFGDCLALGLAWYFQKLSGKKRDRLFSYGYKRFSLLAAVINGLILVGGSLLILRETVPRLWSEPTALNTPGIVGLAILGLSVNGFAVWRLRGGHSANEKVILLHLLEDVLGWAAVLGGGGLMYLTHWYWLDPLLAILIAFWISSNALRSLFHNLGILLQMIPSSVDLDELRAALLELPDIFSVHDLHSWSLDGEYNVLTLHVVQAQTLSPSESLQLKQKIRALARTHGIEHLTLEFETQNEACELEDC